The following is a genomic window from Nicotiana tabacum cultivar K326 chromosome 3, ASM71507v2, whole genome shotgun sequence.
tctgcaagcataacaaacgaatcaagagaattagggggtaagttatgataccatattaAGGCCCCCTTTGATAGAGTCCCCCCGAATTTCTTTAGTAGTACATATTCAATTTCATAATCTTCCAAATCATTCCCTTTGATGGTGCACGTATACGAGGTGACATGTTCTTTCAGATTGGTCGTCCCATTATACTTGGGAATCtcggcatacgaaacttcttggggattgATTTTGGAGCCGCACCAGGGGGAAGGGTCTTTGCACGAGCTTTTTAGAATCCAGTCCTtccaatatcggtggtgcccctGGTATTTGATTAACCCGCGAGTTGTacgtttctacttttttattattagtctcaattttcttttctcctgactcgatccttttggtgagctcctcgagcattttcattgtTGCAGGATCGGTCCCTAGTCCGTTACCATTCGACCTTTCTAGCACTGGCTCGGTACGACGAGTGATTTCTGGATCAACCCTACTAAGAGTcttatgttgattttgtaactgagcaatagcggcttgttgagcctgtagcatctcgaatattacttggagGCTAACTCCCCCATCTTCTATACCCCGTGTTCCTTGGCCACCAAATCGGACTTCCCTGCATACACTTCCTCCAGGGTCTGCGCCTAAGTCCGCATTCAAAGCAATGTGTGAACTAACGTCGACTGGTTCTACAATCGACACTTCCCTTGGGTTAATCGGTGGTACACTTGCTCTCGGAGCAACTACATTATTGTTTTCCCCGTGAAATCCAAAACCATCATCGCCATGTACGGGTGCATTTtgcgagtttgacatgttttaacctgaaaacaaaaattcttgacaagaacaagtgtaaaaataACGTTTGTTATCGGAATCAGTACTGaagtaatcactattatctttagctccacggtgggctccaaactgtttaccctaaaatccgAGTAACAATTAAGCTTATTTTGTAGTTTTAAAGAAATGTGATTTATTCCAATACGAATTGATCAACAATGCATCTAATCTGTAAATTTAAGAGTAAGGCAAGCCAAACCAATCATGTAAGCAGACTTCAACCTCGAGCAAGGGCAACCTCGAGGTAAATGAACAAgaacaatgaaataataataagaCAATTCAGATGAACAATAGGCAAGAAAACGAAATGTATAAATTAAAGAAGTATGTTGAATCAAACCAGTGCTTAAGCAAGTCTTGACCTCGAGCTAATGGCCTCGAGGTACGTCAACAAGaacagtaaagtaaagacaatAAAGTTAAGAGACAATTCTGATGAGTAATGAGCaagaaagtaagagagtatattcttttccCAATGATTGATGAtcgttacaaatgattggggtctcctttatatagtaggggaatcctaaataaggtacaatccTAATTGTAGTAGGGAATCTTATTATAACGCTGTCTAACTGCCTAGTACAAACCAGTTCCGAAATTACGCCGTGATCTTAGGGCGGCCGCGGGAATCTCGCTCTTTCTGTTATAAAACCATAATGGTATTATCTCGAGGTTGGTCGTACTCGGCCCCGGTGTTCATGGAGCTCTCCGATCTTCGAGTATAGTATTCTGCCATCGGGCTCGAACCCGGTCCATATTGAACTTGTTTCTCGATGCGACCCCTCGAGCCTACAAAATCGGAGACAcatgattttaccgtatacaaggTTGAGAATCCAAGCCAAGATGTATTTTTGGAGCTTAATTAGATAAATAGAACTTTGAAGTTTGATAGTTAAGTCGGGATTGAATTCGAGGGTCGAAGATCGAGTATATATATGAAAAAGTGAGAAAAAATGTTCATAGCCAAGATTTGCACTAACACGACCGTGTTCAAGGGTGTGTGGTATTTTAGTGACTTGGCAAATTGCATCAGGAAGCAAAAGGGGCAGTCTTCTAAATTTGTCCACTTACACGTGATGTTGGACTTTCTGTACCCCAAGGTTGCTGCCTATTTAATTGTTAGGCACAATTGTGCACTTCTCTGAAAAGCGCCACTAATGCGGCGTGCCGTGCGTCGCGCTGGGCGACGTACCAGTGCAATGTTTTTCGAGTCATCCCAGTTCGGTTCAGAGGGAGTATTTCAGTCCAAGACCGTCCATACTCGGTATAAATCGTAAACaaaatttttgaaggagattcGACCTAGGAGAGTTTTGGGAGAGCTACCACGGCTTGAAGATACAAGATTTCATCAATTTTCTTGCAAACAATCGATACAAAAACGAGAGTTAGTATTGTAAAGTtgtctttgattttttttatgtttttaaatttatttgtgatgactttcgCCATACCTATAGAGTAGTTTATCCCCGGGGTTTTAATGGATAtgatatttttattgatatttgtgaatttaactctagtttaattGTGTGATTACGTTTATGTAGCTTTGAATTGTTTGCAACTTTATTAACCGGTTTATTTAATCaaaagaggaatattttggtgagtttggtttaatttagtgatACTAATCGAGAGAGCTTTTTGAATTATTGATTGaaccaagttaggagaatatttgAGAGACGTTTTCCTAAAGACTACTCCATTAAAcatattcttgcatatcttcgcAGTGCTtcttattagtttattttatagAGTTCAGGTTTAATCGAGAGAGAAATCTTAACCTTACGTTTAAGCTAATCATCGAATGAATTCGTGAaaatcattagaacattagagtgaatttaaatatagttagattgaatttgacaatcaatagtgttcaaaataattttctgtACTAATTCAGgacttatttttttttctttttttatttcttttattttattttttagttaacttgttttcaagatttcttttgtagtacctgACAAGTGCTAGGGATAAAGCTTGAAGAAATAATCTTGATATTGAACTCTAATTACTGTTGAAGATAAAGTACAACCAGCTTAAGAAAATAGTTGCAGAGTTAGCAGCTGAACATTATAACAAGGTTGCTATATGTTGTTCTAGTTCACTATTGTTATGTTTTGGCTCTCCTAGCTGGCATGTCAGGCGCTATCACGGCAGGCtcgaattttggatcgtgacaagtatCTTGTACAATCTCTTGAAATTTTTTCATGGCCAGTGGAGGCAAACTTATAGCTATCAAAATACCCTTTTCTCCCATGTTATTTTTAAGAGGAAGACAAAAGCTGATCACAGATATAGCTTTTGGAACCCCTCCAAAAATGGGGACTCCCCATCCAAAATCTACTTCATCAAATCCAGCAGATCTATTATCTGAGATAATAAAATTCCAAGATTTTGTCAACTCCGGTCTCCCTTTAATCACCATTAAATCCGCCAGTGATCTGATGTATTCTTCGTTCATTTGATCTTTAACTTTCTTAACCAAATCAACTGCATACGTTAAAGGATTTGAACACAGCAATCCTGCTTTTGATACTGCTGCTGGAGAAACCCATGCATTCCCATAATATCCTAATGGAAGTTCGAATTTTAGTGATTTTCCACGTACATTAACAAGGTAAGTCAAATGGACAATCTCTTCGGGATGCAGACCAAGAGCAATCGTACGACACTTCCATAAAAATGCAACTAATAACTCGAATTTTTTATAAATTACACGTTGGTTTGGagaaacttgatcttgaattGCTTGCATCTCTTTATTTCCAAAGAAGAATGAGTGTTGTATCAACTTAGTATTGTTTTGATCCCATACATTAATATTATTTCTTGGGTGATCATCAAACTCATTGTGCGTACATGTAATGCATGGGGATGATCTAGCACTAAAGAGATGCCTTTGCCATACGGGTAATATAGTAGGTGTTGAAGCTCCTTGGATCAATTCAGTTAAGGCATTTAGAAACAATTTCACACCATAGGCATCCACCATAGTGTGATTAAATCTGAATCCAACAGCAAATCCCCCACAGCTAAAACGAGTCACCtatgaatatatatatgtatatatagagaAAGGGGGTAATCATATGTTAGCTTAATTACTATGGGAAATTAAATCATGAACAAAAAACTCTTGGCACACATCATGCTaattaagaaaagaagaaaataatatgTCCGTCGTCATTTATCTATTTCCGATCCCATTATATGTTCATTGTATTATCGTTTTTTGTTTTTTCTAAGGGGTACATATCGATTAATTCATGTTATTTTGTCTATTAACAATATCAATAGTAACGACGTCGTCTAATATTAATGTCATTAAGATTTTGCAAAAAAGTTCTTTTATAGATGCGacatttaattttaatatttagcAACTTATGTAAATACTAGATTTTTAAACataattttgtttttttgaaaatagagtactttatccATCTAGTTTCATcaatatatctatctatatctatactatattaaaagcacgaagacccttaACGAAATgccgttcgtcttttttaccctttaaaaataaattttacattggacaaaattgtaatttaagttattttcctaAAATTTTGGGCATTAATTATTTCCTGTATTTAGGACTTAAGATTTTGCTtatattctttccttatttgaatacAATTTAAGACTCTAAAAAGACATCGGGCTAATTATTACTTGGGATTATTTGGAAATTTCACTTATTAATTTGGACGGTTGTAGCAAAGTTATTGGATTGTTAAATTACGTTTTAGCTATTACTTAGAATTATTTTaagtcttatttatttattttcacgaTACCTAAATTTTTTTCTTAGAATGTAGAagacctaatatttaggactacttctttttctttccctatATAAACTGTACTCTTTCAAGCATCACAAAAGGTGACGTTATATTTAAACACTAAAGTTTTCACAAATCTTAGATAGACTAATATTTAACATTTTGAAGTTAATTGTGAATTTTCACTTTACGTTTCCAAGAACTTAACCCTATACAATCGAAGTTCTATTTATTGTAGAAAGAATCTCGTTGTTAATTCATGTGTTAaaaataaactcatctcaaaacaAATAGAATTTTTTTGATAATATGTAATTAGCggcttatttgtattatttagcTACAAATTTGGTTTGTCGCTATTTTTTTTAGATATAGTTGACCTGTTTAGAATACTCAACTTCATTTTGTACTACGTTCTGAGCTTTCAAAATTATCTAGATTGTTTTCATGCTTAGCAACATCATTCTCTACTTTGCTGtctatttataattaaaatttgacaattttaaaaaattattaaatttttatcatataactcaaataaattatttaatactcccttcgtttcaattCAAATGACACATTTTTCTTATTAGTCTATTcgaaaaagaatgacacatttctatatttagaaacaattcaATTTTGAACTTTTTATTTTACCTACTTTACTCTTATTGAGaaacttttatagccacacaaatatcatggctCCACAAAGTTTTCCCCCCTTAAGCTTTTAGAATCAtatgtttcaaaagtcttcttctttttttcttctttaaactttgtgtcaagtcaaactatATCATCTAAATTGAGGAGAGAGtaatatttataaattttttaaattttacattCATTGAATAGGtgacccttagcgaaatatcttttgcttttttttaccTTTAAAAGATGGGTCTGTGTGTTATTTTAATGGAGAATAAAATAAGCCAAATGTGTCCTCTTCTGTCTTTGTTCTTTCtccacatttttgtgtagagaaAATGTGATCTACTTTTTATTGCGTCTTACACCTTCATGTAACAAATATATTTAGGAATAACCAGTATTCAACTTTAGGGTGTTTGGTTAAAGGCATCATTGATGGTAGAAAAATTTATGTTCTCATATTCTTGTCCTTTTCATTTTGTATTGTGAAGATTGAGAAGTTCTATGACAGAGTTTTTttttgattatattaagttagCTAAATACAATCAACGATCAACAatcattattttcaaaaattcggagttctttaatgttttactttataatatatttttatgtaatttttaaattttttatactcaTTGAGATGGAGTACACGTGCAACGCGCGTATCGtaagactagtactatattaaaagcaagaagaccttagcgaaatgtcgttcgccttttttacccttttaaaataaattttacattgaacaaaatagtaatttaagttatttttctaatatgtagaaatagttattttattattttcctaatatgtagagtttgaaatcaactaaaacttTTTTTATTAAAGCTTTCCTTATTTAAATCACTATGTAAAATCTTAATTTTTAGGATATTAAAATCAACTAAGTAAATATCAAACGATTCGTTTGTatcatttttttttgtaactacacatacaaattaggaaggtaaATATCTCATGAATTTGATATAGAATTTTAAAGTTCTATTGGATGTGCACTTTTGTTCCAACTTAAATATTTGTACTATTGTATATACATCAATTTATAAAAAATTGAGTCCCTCTGTACATGTACTTCTAGCACAAGTTAGAGTTGGTGGCATTGAGAAAATCACTGGTACTTGAGCATTCGTGTTCATGTTATTTTTCGTAAAATATTAACTCAAtattacttatttttaaaatttatattataacttatcaatttttccTAGAAATTATACGGCCAACCTATTTATTCCCAAATCTCGAAAAGATAAAAAGATTAATTTTTTTGATATTTGACAAATCACAACAAGACAATTTTTGAGGACCTATGCGGAATTTTTTGAGGACTTATgtggaattgattttttttattgagTTAGTTAAATGGAATCAATATTCATCATTTTTGGAACTtacattttttttgttaaaattctATTTAATAAGTTAAACATATTTCTTAATAATATTTATGAGAATTTTTAAGTATACATTAATCAATTTGGTACACGCGCAAAACGCGTATCCTAAAACTAGTTAGTTAAATAAAGCAAAATGTGACATTGAAATTACAGCGCAAGGAATAAATACCTGTACGGTCgattttggttgatttttttgaCAGATGGTTGACCGATTCGGTCACTCAGCAGTCAGTTTTGGCCGAATTTTTAGTAATAACCTGTAAATCTATTGATAAATATTAGTACTTTTTATAAATTGATAATTTCGTAAAAATGCAAGTAACCTGCTATCACGGGTTCAAAATTATTCAAACATAAAGGAGATTGTTTACCTGAACTAACAAAAGAGGACAGTCAATGATACCAGCAGAACCGGGCACATTGTATAGCAGTTGATCCAAGTATGGGCATGGTGGTTTAATGGAGTCTCCTAACTTATCAAGCTCCACTTGAGCATCAGCTTCTACAAACAAGATTCCTTCACCATTGCAATCCACAACAAGCTTCCTATCAGGCATTAATTCAATGATTCTACCGGCTAATGGATAGTAAAACACTAGTGTCTTTGACAGTCCTTCTTTAATAACTTTTACAGGATCTTTGCCTTCCATTGAAGGACTAAATTTGTAAAACATCAATATGGGAATTTGGAAACGAAGACTCCCTTGATCATCTATATCAGAAAGATGTTTTCTCTCACGAGGTGTTGCTGTTGCTGGGATTACTAATTCTGGCTTTTGCATCGCCATTGATATCACTAATGGTCTTGAACTTGACATAGTTTTGTTTGTGAATTGAAGTTTGCATTAATTCGATTTGGATTTATAGAAGTGTGTAAATGATCAATATCAGCCACATGAATGTCATGGATATTACAACATGTTACTTCTTCTGTTTCAATAATCAAAatatgtcatctaaattgaaacaaagGGAATAATATTATTCCTTGTGAAAGTGGATAATTTAGTggtattattatttgtttctcCAAAATATAGGTAATTTGTGTTTAGTTAGCCTGTTATATTTGTTACTTTGTAATTATCCGAATTTACTTGATAGATTGTTTTTGTAATAATTTGACTAAAATTTCTCATCCCGCTGGTTGGTATATAGTCTCGTTACTTTCCTGAAAAATGAGGCGAAATAACATATTTTCTTATGGCAGAGGTTTAATTCAATCAGTACAAGTAAATAACTTGATATATCAGACTATGACGCGTGATAATCGCATGTAACTCATTTATTCCAATTTTTTTTCTAGTTATGTGTAATCGATGTCAATAACTTGTCCGAATATGAATTATTTTGTCATTACTTATGATTTGGTAATTCGTCTCTTGTTTTGTTCTAAGTTTGTCTTCTTGCTTAGCTGTATAGCACAACAAACTTTGAAAAGGATTGTGTCCAATCTATAAACAAACAACCTAAGACTCCTAGGCAACATGAACTCGTGAATGAGGATCACCAATAAGGCTAGTGATGATGGAAATATGGATGTTCTGGTGAAAGTGGAAAAGGATACTTGGAGGGTTGGGCTTTTGTTTTTGGTCTCAAGCAGAAAAGGGCCCATGGAGAATTGGTTttaggtaaaaatagcacgggctagccagtttttggactgatcattcaaaaatagtcagcgtttgccaagtcattgaaaaatagccactattttgctgcaacagaaaccggtccaatataatatactggagtttggagttACAGTATACCTTGCTGGAACTCGagtatgctggagttccagtatactttgctggagtattttccagattttgaacagtgttttcgttcagatttatctttacatgtaAAGTGTCTAAATTTCGATGACtttaaaactgtggctatttttgaataaccACTCGTAAATctggatatttttgaatttctcccttggTTTTAGTGGTTAAATGGGTTGGGCtggttttttccttcttcttttttagaGAATTTGTGTTTGGGGTTGTGGAAAACAGTTATCAGATTTCCTCGAACTATGTCAAGCTGACACTGTGAATTTTAACCTACATGTTTTTTACCCATCTTAATCATATTACCCGTTAATGTTTATCGAGCTAGAGATTTACCTATATTACCTAATAAATAACCTGATCGGATAAATACCTTTTTATATTATGAGTACATAAAAGTTAAACTCTTCCTAAGTTAATCCAAAGTCGCTATGCCTGAGAAGTACGACGATAGTGTTAGGTACAATACAGCAGCAACCTTCACTAGTTTACTTTAGAAACGGAGTCTGTACAATGGACTAACATCATATGCATGaatcaagacaaataaaataagAGCACTATAGAAACACAACACTGAAACCTTTACGCACAATTCAGTTACCAAAAGCAGTTGTAGCTGATGAACCAATTCCCTCTTCAATATTATTCTTCCACCCTTTGCTCTTTTCCAACTCCTTTGCGGTATCATAAGAAAAAAGAAGTAATACACCAAAAGAAACCCTGTCCAGCCCGCAAATCTTATGAACGAATCTTTATCTATTGATCCTTGAAGGAAAATGTTAATTGCTAATATTGATGCTGATGGCAACCAAGGCACAAGAGGCACACCCCATAGCTTTGGATTACGAGCTTGAGGAACAAATATGTAAATCGCCGCAGTTGCCATTGTTGGgttttgttattaataacaaaagagATTTGAATGGAAAATGGTGGGAAAAGAAACggaaggaagtgaaattttgaattagttcactttactaatgcactttgtTCCTCATgggaagaaggaaagaaaatctttgtgtatatatattgtcacacctccttttta
Proteins encoded in this region:
- the LOC107822411 gene encoding alcohol acyl transferase 1 allele RGa-like — encoded protein: MSSSRPLVISMAMQKPELVIPATATPRERKHLSDIDDQGSLRFQIPILMFYKFSPSMEGKDPVKVIKEGLSKTLVFYYPLAGRIIELMPDRKLVVDCNGEGILFVEADAQVELDKLGDSIKPPCPYLDQLLYNVPGSAGIIDCPLLLVQVTRFSCGGFAVGFRFNHTMVDAYGVKLFLNALTELIQGASTPTILPVWQRHLFSARSSPCITCTHNEFDDHPRNNINVWDQNNTKLIQHSFFFGNKEMQAIQDQVSPNQRVIYKKFELLVAFLWKCRTIALGLHPEEIVHLTYLVNVRGKSLKFELPLGYYGNAWVSPAAVSKAGLLCSNPLTYAVDLVKKVKDQMNEEYIRSLADLMVIKGRPELTKSWNFIISDNRSAGFDEVDFGWGVPIFGGVPKAISVISFCLPLKNNMGEKGILIAISLPPLAMKKFQEIVQDTCHDPKFEPAVIAPDMPARRAKT